TTAGTATTGCTTCCAGTAGCAGTTGATGGGAATAAGATAAGGTCTGTATATAAAAATGGTGTATTGACTGTGATTTGTGAGAAGAGGGTATAATTTATGGAACTGAAAGATGAAGAAATTAATATTCCCGATGTGCTTCCAGCTCTTCCGTTAAGAGATGTGGTTATATTTCCGTATATGATTATACCACTTTTTGTGGGAAGAGACTTTTCTATAAGGGCAATAGACGAAGCTCTTTCTAAAGATAGATTGCTTATGCTTGTTGCGCAGAAAAGGCCAGAGGACAATGAGCCAGAGGCGGAGAATATTTATACAGTAGGGTCAGTGTCTCTTATCTTGAGAATGATAAAACTTCCCGATGGAAGAGCAAAGATATTAATACAGGGTTTATCTAAAGCGAAGATTACGGAGTTTAAAAAGGGAAAAGCCTTTATGGAAGTAGGTATAAAAGTGATAAAAGAAGAAGGCGTGAGAGGTCATGAGGAGCAGTTAGAAGTTGAAGCACTGGTGAAGAATATAAGAACTCAATTGGACAAGCTTGCTTCATTGGACAAGAATATTCCTGCTGATTTGGTTATTGTTGTAAATAATATCGACGAACCAAATAAATTTGCTGATGTTGTAGCTTCTAATATTCATTTGAGGACAAAAGTTGCTCAGGAGATTTTGGAAACTGTATCTTTAAGGGATAAATTGTTTAAGTTGAGTGCTTTTTTAGATAAGGAAATTCAGCTTTTGGTAGTGAGGGATAAAATTCAAGATGCAGCGAAGGGAGAAATATCAAAGACACAAAAGGAATATTTTTTAAGAGAACAGCTTAAAGCGATTAAAAAAGAATTAGGTGAAGAGGGAGAGGGTGTTGATGAAACAGAGGAATTGAAAAGAAAGATTGCTGAAGCTAAAATGCCTAAACTTGCCAAGAAAGAAGCGCAAAAACAATTATCCAGATTATCAAAGATGCATCCTGATAGTGCGGAAGCCACAGTAGTGAGAACATATTTGGATTGGATGGTTTCTGTGCCCTGGAGCAAGTCTACAAAGGATTATCTGAATATAAAAGAAGTAGCGAAGGTGCTGGATGAGGACCACTACGACTTAAGAGAGGCAAAGGACAGAATTTTAGAGTATCTCTCTGTGAGGAAATTAAAGAAGGAGACCAAAGGTCCTATTTTGTGTTTTGTAGGACCGCCTGGTGTTGGGAAAACATCTCTGGCTAAATCTATCGCTCGAGCAATGGGCAGGAAGCTGTGTAGAATATCTTTAGGAGGGATGCGGGATGAAGCAGAGATAAGAGGACACAGGAGAACATATGTAGGAGCACTGCCGGGAAGAATAATTCAGGGGTTAAAACAGGCAGGAACGAAGAACCCCGTATTTGTATTAGATGAAGTAGACAAATTGGGAACAGATTTCAGAGGAGATCCTGCATCCGCTTTATTGGAAGTGCTTGACCCTGAACAAAATTGTGAATTTGAAGACCATTATTTGGGCGTGCCTTTTGATTTATCTAAGGTATTTTTTATTACCACCGCCAACACTACAGAGAGCATTCCGTCCCCTCTATTGGATAGAATGGAAGTCATAAAGATTCCAGGCTATACGGTAGAGGAAAAGACGAAAATTGCTCAGCGTTATATCTTGCCTAAAGAGATTAAAAACAACGGTTTAGAGAAATATAATATTGGCTTTACGGACAATGGTATAAAAAAGATCATTGAAGACTATACAAGAGAGGCAGGCGTGAGGAATATGGAAAAAGAGATAGCTTCTATCTTAAGGAAAATTGCACGTCATATAGCAGAAAAGGCTACAGAAAATAAGACATTTCGTATAACAACGAGAAATATAGGTACGTATTTAGGTGCCCCTAAGTATTTTACAGAAGAGAAGCTGGACAAATGTTATACAGGTGTAGCTACAGGGTTGGCCTGGACACCAGTGGGCGGAAGTATCCTGTTTATCGAAGTGGTGAAAGTGAAAGGTTCGGGAAAGCTTATGCTTACCGGCTCCTTGGGGGATGTGATGAAAGAATCTGCCCAGGCTGCAGTAACTTATGCACGCGAGCATTATAAGGATCTGGGTTTAAAGGAAGATTTTTATCAAAAGATAGACTTGCATATTCATGTTCCCGAAGGTGCTACGCCAAAAGATGGACCATCTGGGGGCGTGGCAATAGCCTCCGCGATTATCTCCTCTTTATCCGACAAACCAGTGCGCAATGATGTTGCCATGACTGGAGAACTTACCCTAACAGGAAGGATATTGCCGGTGGGAGGGATTAAAGAAAAATCACTGGCCGCATTGCGAGCAGGTATCAAAGAAATAATTGTACCTCTTCTAAATAAGAAAGATGTGGGAGAGGTTTCTAAAGAGATTGTTGAAAAAGTGAAGTTTCACTATGTGGAAGACATGACTCAAGTAATTGATCTCGTTCTTATAAAGTAAAGGGCAGATTATTGGTAGAGAAATTCATTGCTTTGAGATACCTGGGGGGCAAGAAGAGTTTTATTTCTCTTACCTCTTTTTTTTCTGTTTTAGGAATTACGGTAGGAGTAGCTGCATTAATTGTAGTTTTGTCTGTGATGAACGGTTTTAATTCCACGCTGACGGAAAAGATACTGGGGGTCAACCCTCATGTGATAGTGATGAGCTATAATCATTTTTTCAGTGAAAAAAGAGTAGCGGAAATAGAAAAAATGGGCTACCAATCTTCGCCTTTTTTGCTTTCTCAATGCATCGCATCATCTGGCAGGGTGAGTGTAGGTGCATTGATTAGAGGAATAAATTTTGAGAATGCACCGGTGAAAAGATATTTTTCCGTTGAGAAGCAGGGTGTAATTGTAGGTGAAGAGTTGGCTAACATTTTAGGCATAGGGGTCGGGGATAAAGTAAGATTGGTTTTCCCCTCGATGAAAAAAACGGCCCTGGGTTCTGTACCTATGTCCTGGGAAGGCAAAATTAACGGTATTTTTAATTCAGGCATGTATGACTACGATGCATCCATGATTTTTATACCACTTAATAAAATGCAGGAAATTTTAGATATGAGGGGAGTAATTACAGGGATGGGCATTTACCTGAAAAATCCTTTTAAAGCAAGAGACATAGTAAGAAACATGTCTGCGAGACTTTCCTATCCACTTTATGCTCGGAGTTGGATGGATATGAATAGGAATTTTTTTTTCGCCTTAAAATTGGAAAAAGTGACTATGTTTATCGTTCTTTCCTTAATTGTTCTGGTGGCCATTTTAAATATTTTAAGTAGTTTGACGATGTCCGTAATGGGTAAAGTAAAAGATATTGCTGTGTTGGTTTCTATGGGAGCAACATCTACTAATATTAAAAAATTATTTGTTATTCAAGGCTTTATCTTGGGACTAAGCGGTGTAGCAATGGGAAATATATTGGGTTTTATTATCTGTTTTGTCTTGAAAAAATATCATTTTATAAGTCTTCCCTCTAATGTATACTATGCCACTACCCTTCCTGTGGATATTCATTTAATGGATGTGGCTATTATTTCGTTGTTTACTCTTTTTCTTTCTGTTTTTGTTTCGCTTTATCCGGCACACAAAGCCTCTAAATGTAATGTAATAGAGGTTCTAAAGTGAATTTTTTGATTAAAGCCTGTGGTATAAAACGTTCTTTTTTCAGCGGAGGAAAGAGAATAGAGGTTTTAAAAGAGCTGGATCTGGAGGTATACGAAGGAGAGATAATAGCGATAATAGGTGTTTCTGGTTCTGGAAAAAGCACCCTGCTCCATATTTTGGGATTAATGGATGCACCAGATGAGGGAGAACTTATATTTTTAGGGTTGAAAAATCCTTTTTCTCTCGGTGAAAAAAAGGTTGCATCTCTGAGAAATAGGGAAATAGGTTTTGTTTTTCAGTTTCCTTCTTTACTTCCTGAGTTTAGTGTGTTAGAAAATGTATTGATGCCGACATTTATTGGAGGGTTTAAAAATAAAGAGAAACGGGCAACGGAGCTTTTAAAAAGTATGGGTTTAAAAGAAAGCCTTTTTAATAGGAGAAGCTACATGCTTTCGGAGGGCGAGAAACAAAGGGTTGTTTTGGCGAGAGCTTTAATAAACAAACCTCGGTTGGTTATAGCAGACGAACCGACGGCGAGCTTAGATGAAAAAACGGCTGCAGAGATATTCGATTTAATTAAGAACATTAATAGGTTTTATGGACAGACATTTATTGTAGCTTCTCATGACAGAACATTCTTAAGTAGGTGTGATCGCTCGTTTTTCCTTCATGGGAGTAAATTATATGAAACTTAGATTGTTGTTTTTTATTTTTGTTTTTTCCTTGTTTTCTGTTTCTGTGTTTGCTCAAGATGTGGTAAAGGTGGATGTTAAGGGGTTGGTAAGAACAGATAAGCTTACTGTAATGGATGTTATAAAAACGAAGGTAGGGGGAAAATATAGCATAGAGAAAGTTGATAACGATGTTCGTCGCATATATAGCTTGGGGTTTTATAATAACGTAGAAGCAGATGTTGAAGATGTAAAAGGCGGGCGGAGTGTTACCTTTATACTGAAGGAAAAGCCGTCTATAAGATTTATTACCTTTGTTGGAAATAAAAAGTTTAAAGATAAAGAGTTACTCAAAAATTGTGAAACAAAACCTTATCGAATACTCACCCCAGATTTGGTAACAGAGAGTATAGAAAGAATGAAAGCATTATATACAAAAAAAGGTAGATATCTCACTGAAATCTTCTGTTCTGTTAAATCTGTTCCGGAAAATAGGGTGGACATTGAATACACCATTCATGAGAGTAAGAAAGTAGTAGTAAGAAATATAAATATAATTGGTAATGAACATATAAAAAATAGTGTTATTGAAAAGGCAATGGTAACCCACAAAAAACACGGTCCATATATTCTTACATTTTTACCCTGGTTTTATACAGGTAGGTTTAATGAAGATGCTGTTTTGATGGATAAAGAGGCAGTGAGAGATGTTTATCTAAAGAAGGGTTACGCTGAGGTGAGTGTAAAGGATCCTATAATAGCGGTTGATGTTTCTCGTTCCTGTATAGACATGGATATATCATTAAAGGAGGGACAAAGATATACTCTAAAAAATATAGAGTTTAAAGGCGAGGAGCCTTATAATATTGAGTTTCTGAAGAAACAAATGAAGTCTAGGGAAGGAAAGTTTTTCAATGGTGTCGCTTTTAGACAAGACATAATGAAGATAACTGACCTTTATGGGCAGAAAGGCTATGCATTTTGTGATGTAAAACCCATTATTCATTTGGATAAAAAGAATAAAATGATTGATGTTACCTTTGTTATAGATAAGAGACATAAAATTTATATAGATAGGATAGAAATTGTGGGCAATGAGAAGACAAGGGACAATGTAATTAGAAGAGTGCTGAAATTAAAAGAGAGAAGTCTCTACAACTCCAAGTATTTGAGAGACAGTAGAAGAGGGCTGTATAAAACAGATTATTTTAAAGAAGTGACAATTACTACAAAACGGGTGGATAAAGAAGATAAGCTCAATGCACGGGTAGCAGTGAAGGAGAAACACACCGGGTCATTTAATGCTGGAGTGGGTTATGGTACATTTAATAAATTCAGTGTAATGGGCAGTGTGATGGAAAGAAATCTTTTGGGGACAGGGTTGCATGCTTCGTTCAGCGGGAACATAGGTTCTCGTACCTCATTGTTTGATCTTACAGTAACTCAGCCCTGGCTATTCAATAAACCCATCTCTCTTTCTGGAACACTATACAATTCAAAGTATGACTATACAAGTTATGATGAGCATGCTTATGGAGGTAAGATAACGCTTGCTCGTAGGTTTTTTGATAATACATTGAAGATAGGTTCTACCTATGGTCTTTCCTTAGAAAAGATAGATATAACGGAGTCAAACCCCAGTAAGTATCTTAAGGATCAGGAGGGAAGACATACCGAAAGCTATGTTACTCCATTTATAGAAAGAGATACATTAGATAGCAGTGTTTTTCCCACCAGCGGTGCTCTCTCAAATGTTTCTGTGCGTGTTGCAGGACTGGGCGGAACAGAGAGATATACAAAAACTGTCGCTTTCCATTCCATTTATCATAAGTTATTTTCATCACCCCTTATAGCTCATGTAAGGGGAGAAGCGGGATATGCAACGGGTATTTCAGGTAAGCATGTTCCTATTCAGAATAAGTTTTTCTTGGGAGGCATAGATAGTGTGAGAGGTTTTAGCGAGGGGAAGATTTCTCCCGAGGATGATGAGGGAAATTATATCGGCGGCGAGAAGGAGATTGTATTTAATTCTGAGTTGATCTTTCCCATATTGACTGAGTTGAATTTTTATGGTGTGGCTTTTTATGATATGGGTAATTGTTGGAGGATGACAGAAAGTCTATCTAGCTTAAGAAAGGGAGCAGGATTGGGTTTGAGGTGGATTTCTCCTTTAGGACCGATGAGAATAGAATGGGGCAAGAACCTTTCTCCCAAAGGAGACGAGAAGGGCTCAGTATGGCACTTTACAATGGGAATGGTATTTTAAGGAGGTATTATGCAAAGAGTTTTGTTTTCTTTTGTTTTGTTATTCTTTTTTACCAGCACTGCCTTTTCTTTGAATGTAGGTGTTGTTGATTTGCAGAGAGCATTAAATGAGTGTGAGGCGGGGAAAGTTGCAGTGCAAAATTTGAAAAAGACAGCAGAAGTAAAGAAAAAAATTATTGAGAGAAAAAAAGCAGAGTTGACGAAATTGCGTGAGGAGCTTTCCAAAAAAACTTTGAAAGAAACAGAGAGAGGCAAGAAAGAAGCGCTCTATGAAACAAAAGCTAGGGAATTGCAAAATTTTATGGGAAAGGTTCAGGGGGAAATTTCAAATAAAAGCAATGAGTATCAAAGTAATATTCTAAAAGGCCTTGTGGATATGACTAAAAAGATAGCGAAGAAGGAAAAAGTAGATATTGTGATAGAGATACACGGTGGGATAGTTTATTTCAGTCCTACAATGGATTTAACGGATAAACTCATAAAGGCATATAACAAATTTACTCAGAAGAAGAGATGAAAGTAAGTGATTTGGCTAGAGCTTTACAAATTAAATTTGTGGGTAACGAAGAATTAGAAATTAGTGGTGTTGCTTCTCTAAATTCGGCGAAAGACAACGATTTGGTTTTTGTGGCGCATGAAAGCTATGCTGAAGGTCTGAAATTAACCCGTGCGAGGGCTATTCTCGTAGCCGAAGGTTTTAATTGTTCCCGTTTTCCGCAGAAGACATTTTTTCTTTCTCCCAATCCTCAACTTTCCTTAGCCAAGGTTTTATCATTGTTTTATCCTCCGAAAGTACATTTTAGAGGAATAAGCGAAATGGCATCTGTGGATAGTAGTGTTAAATGTGATGAGGATGTGGGTATAGCTCCATTCGTTTATGTTTCTAAGAATGTTCATATTGGGAAGGGAACGCAGATTTTTCCTTTTACATATATTGGTTCTGATGTGGATATAGGAGAGAACTGTCTGATTTATTCGCATGTGGTGTTGAGGGAAGGTACAAAAATAGGCAATAGAGTGATCTTGCAACCTGGGGTTGTAATCGGTAGTGATGGATTTGGATATGCGGAAAGAGGAGATGGTTCGAGAGAAAAGATTATGCAGGTAGGTAAGGTAGTTATAGAAGATGATGTGGAAATTGGAGCAAATACCACTATAGACAGAGCGACATTTGATGAAACGCTGATAAAAAAAGGCACCAAGATAGACAATCTGGTTCAAGTTGCTCACAATGTGGAAATAGGAGAAAATAGTGTAATAGTAGCTCAAGTAGGTATTGCAGGCAGCACAAAGATAGGAAAAAATGTAATTTTAGCCGGTCAGGTAGGCGTGGTTGGACACATAAGGATTGCTGATGATGTTGTTGTTGGTGCCAAATCTGGTATCCCTGGAAATATTAGAAAAAAAGGTACATATTTTGGCATACCGGCGATAGAACACAAAAGGGCACTGAAGAATATGGCGATGGTCAATAGACTGCAGCAATTTTATGAACGGGTGAAACTTATTGAACAGAGATTGGAGAAGGTAGAGGAGAAACTAAAATGATGGATATAGAGGAGATTAAACGCATTTTACCCCATCGCCCACCATTTTTACTCATTGATAGGATTATTGATGCGAAAGAGGGTTCTTCCATCACGGCGATAAAAAATGTAACCTACGATGAGCCGTTTTTTGTTGGTCATTTTCCTCATAAAGCGATTATGCCTGGCGTTTTGATTGTGGAAGCTATGGCTCAAGCAGGCGGTGTTTTGTGTTTTTTATCTTTAGACGAGAAGGGACCGACGAGTGATAAGGTGGTGTATTTTATGGGGATAGAAAGGGCAAAATTCAGAAAACCTGTGATACCTGGTGACAGTTTAGAGTTGAAGGTAAATATAGTAAAGAGAAGAGGGAACATTTGGAAACTTGCAGGAAAAGCATTTGTTGAGAAAAATGTTGTGGCAGAAGCAATTATAATGGCTCAGGTAGTTTAAATGATTCATCCTACGGCGATAGTAAGTAAGAAAGCAGAGATTGGAAAAGATGTAGAGATAGGACCTTATAGTTATATAGGGAAAAAGGTGCAAATAGGAGACAATACAAAGATTGGTAATAATGTAATAATAGAAGATTACACAACTATTGGGGAAAATTGCAATATTTTTCATCATAGTGTATTGGGTACTGTTCCTCAAGATATTAAGTTTAAAGATAAAGAGACGCAACTTATTATTGGTGATGATAATATTATCAGGGAATTTGTTATGATTAATAGAGGAACAGGGTATGGTGGAGGTGTTACTCGTATTGGAAATGGAAATTTTATTATGGCTTATGCCCATATTGCACATGACTGTATGATTGGGAACAATGTAATTATGGCCAATGTAGTGCAGTTAGCAGGTCATGTTATCGTTGAGGATTTTGCCTGCATAGGTGGGCTTGCAGCTGTTCATCAATTTGTTAGAGTTGGTGCATATTCTATGGTTGGTGGTGTGAGTGGAGTTTCTCAGGATGTTTTGCCTTATATCTTAGTAGTAGGCAATAGAGCCAAACCGTATGGTATAAATGTTGTAGGACTGTGCAGACACGGATTTAGTAGAGAAGATATAAAGACAATCAAACAAGCCTATAAGATTATATTTCGTTCTCATCTTTTGTTAAAAGAAATAATAAAGGAATTAGAAAAGGAAGAATCTCCGTATATAAAGAAAATCCTGGAATTTGTACATTCTTCTAAGCGTGGTTTTTGCAGGTGAAGAGATTACTTTTGGTTTGCGGTGAGCCATCAGGAGAAAAATACGCCTCTTTATTAATAAGAGAGTTGAAAAAGTTGGATGATATAGACTTTGTTGGGTTGGGTTCACATTTTGTTAAAGATGAAATTGAGTTATTAGCCGATTATAGGGATATATCTGTTGTTGGAGTGAAAGAAGCAGTGCCAAAGCTTAAAAGGGCACTTGAGATATACGGTAAGATAAAAGATGTAATAGATGATGTAGATGGAGTAGTTCTCATTGATTTTCCAGAATTTAATTTTAAGGTGGGGAAACTTGCTTATAAAAGAAAGAAGAAGGTTGTCTACTATGTTGCTCCTCAGGTTTGGGCCTGGAGGTCCTATAGAGTGAAAACAATGGCAAAATTTTGTGACAAGATTATCACTGTTTTCCCTTTTGAACGCGCATTTTATAGAAATTTTCCTCATCATGAAAAGGTTTTTTATTTTGGTCATCCTATCTTAGATGTATTGGATGGGAAAATAGGTATTCATAAAGAAGAAGATATAGTACTACTGCTTCCTGGTAGTAGAAAGGACGAGATAAGTTACAATTTACCTATTATATTTGATGCAGCGAAGAACTTGAAGAAAAGACTCCCTAAATTCACATTTGTGTGGGCAACAGGTGGGAATGTGGATACAGATTTTATAAAAAATGTAAAAAATAAATATCCGTTTATAGAAGTGGCAGAAGATACCTATCACATGATGGACATCTCAAAGATAGCTATTGTGGCTTCTGGCACCGCTACCTTAGAATGTGCCGTGTTTGGGTTGCCTATGATTATCGTGTATAAAATATCTCGTTTAAGTTATCTTTTAGGTAGGATACTTGTTCGTCGAGTAAAAGATATTGGATTGCCTAATATTATAGCGGGAAAGAAAATCGTTCCGGAACTTATTGGAGGAAATGCCACTCCATCTTATATAGAAGAATTAATTATTCATATATTGACCAATAGGAGTATATACACCAGTCTCAAGGATAGATTATCGGGGGTGAAAAGCTCTCTGGGAAAACCTGGTGTTTCTTATTCTGCGGCTTCGCTTATCTATAATTCTTTTTATTCCTGATGTGGACTTTTCTTATCTTTCTTCTATTAAGATTTTACCGTTTGTTTTTTAAAGTAAGGGTTAGCTGGAGTTTTAAGAGAGAAGATATTCATTCTCCTGTAGTATATGTATTTTGGCATGGGAACATGTTCGTTATGCCATTTCTTTATAAGGGTGGCTGTATAAAGACACTTGTCAGCACCCATCATGATGGAAGGTTAGCTACTCAAATTATACGTTTTTTTAGTATTGGTAATATTCCTGGATCCAGTCACAGAAAACCTTACCAGGCATTTAAATTGATGTTGAAGGCAATAAAAAAGGAAAATTGCGATATTGCTATTACGCCGGATGGACCGACAGGTCCTTATCACAAGATGAAAAAAGGACCACTGGAATTAGCTTATTTGGCGAAAGTACCTATAGTTCCTATAAGAGTAAAACACAGAAGAGCATGGCAACTCAAGAGTTGGGATAGATTTTTTATCCCTAAACCTTTAAGTGAAGTGAGTGTTAAGTTTTTAGAACCTGTTTATGTTAATGACAAACAAGACATAGAAAGGATAAACTCTTTTATTGGTGATGTTTTATGAACATTATGTGGATAAGTAAAATTCAAAAGACCTTACTTCCCTTGCTTTTTCCTCTTTCTATTGTCTTTGGGAAAGTATTATATTTGCGCAGAATTTTGTACAACAGTCTTTTTTCTAAGAAGATTACGGATATTAAGATTATTGGCATAGGCGGTATTACCTTAGGAGGTGCAGGGAAAACACCGGTTGTTATAAGGATAGCTAAAGCATTGAAAGATAGAGGTAAGAGTATATGTGTTATAGTAAGCGGATACGGAGGAAAGATAAAAGTTCCTGCTCTTGTTTCTGATGGGCATGATGTGTTTTTTGATACACCTTTTGTCTCCGATGAGGCATTGCTTATTGCCGGTAAGGCGAATGTTCCTGTGATTAGCGCTAAAGATAGAATAAAGGGTGTTGAATATGCTAAAGATATGGGTTTTAAATATGTAATCTTAGATGATTCTTTTCAATATTTGAAAGTAAAGAAAAACTATGAGATATTGGTGTTGAATGGAGAAAATCCCTTTGCGGACGGACTTCTATTCCCTGCAGGAGGCTTGAGAGAAAATAAAAATTGTGTAAAATTTGCGGATCAGGTAATTTCAGTGTATAAAAGTAAGGTTGATAGTACAGTATGTATAGGTAAAAAGGCAGTATTTAAACCTGTAGGTATATTTAGTAGAAAGGCTGAGAGAATTTTCCCTCGTAGTGCTTTTATCTTTTGTGCTATTGGCAACCCACTGTCTTTTAAAAGCAGTGTTAAAGAGATGAATATTAGGATTGTAGGCGAAAGATTTTTTATGGATCATCATATATATACCAGTGCGGATAAGGAGAAACTCCTTAACTTAAAATATAAGACAAATGCTGATGTTTTACTCACCACCACTAAAGATATGGTAAAATTAAAAGATTTTGATTGTGCGTATTTAGATTATACCTTGGAAATAAAAAATATAGATGATTTGATAAGAGAGATAGAGAATGCTTAGATTAGTTATCAAAAGATTATTTGTATATGTAAAACCTTACATTAAGTATTTAATCATATCCAGTATATCAATGGTAATTGTGGGAGGATTAACTGCCCTTATTGCCTATTTAGTAAAACCTGTTTTGGATGATATATTTATTTCTAAAAACAAACAGATGCTTATTCTTTTACCTATAGCTGTAGTAATTGTTTATCTTCTAAAGGGTATTTTTACTTATCTTCAAAGCTGGTATGCGGCTTATGTAGGTGAAAATGTATTGTTCAAGATAAGGAATAACCTATTTGAATGCATATCTATGCTTTCTTTAGATTTTTTTGACCGTTATCATACGGGGGAGCTTATCTCCAGGGTAATGAATGATACGGAAATGCTGCAGGAAGTTGTGGCTCGCACTATACCGGACGCGATAAGAGAGTCATTTACCGTTGTTTTTCTACTTGTTGTTATATATATGAACAATGTGAAGTTGGCTCTCATCTCTACCATTGTTTTTCCTATAGCTGTTTATCCCCTGGTAAATTTAGGTAATCGCTTGAGAAAGATTGGCAAAAAGAGACAGGAAACAGTGGCAATGGTTACCACCATTCTTCAAGAAGCATTCACAGGAATAAGGGTGATCAAGGCGTTTGCCACAGAGAAAAAAGAATCAAAAAAATTTGAACAAAAAGGAAATGATTTCTTAAAGATAAACTTGAAATCGGTGCGTGTATCAGAGCTCGTTTCTCCTTTGATGGAGTTTATCGGTGCGATAGGGCTTGCTTTTCTCATCTGGTTTGGCGGCTATTTAGTGTTTAAAGGAACTATTACCGTTGGTGGTTTTTTCTCATTCGTAGCCGCTTTATTTATGCTCTATAAACCGTTTAAATCTATCGCTCGTGCCTATGGTAAGATGGAGTCTGTTCTTCCTGCTGCTGAGCGTATATTTGGAATGATGGATAGAAAACCCACAGTGATAAATAAGAAAAACGCAATAGAATTTGTAGAATTAAAGAAAGGTATAAAGTTTGAAAATGTTTCTTTTTCCTATGAAGATAAAGAGGTTTTAAAAGATATA
This region of Deltaproteobacteria bacterium genomic DNA includes:
- the fabZ gene encoding 3-hydroxyacyl-ACP dehydratase FabZ; this translates as MMDIEEIKRILPHRPPFLLIDRIIDAKEGSSITAIKNVTYDEPFFVGHFPHKAIMPGVLIVEAMAQAGGVLCFLSLDEKGPTSDKVVYFMGIERAKFRKPVIPGDSLELKVNIVKRRGNIWKLAGKAFVEKNVVAEAIIMAQVV
- a CDS encoding lysophospholipid acyltransferase family protein — translated: MFFKVRVSWSFKREDIHSPVVYVFWHGNMFVMPFLYKGGCIKTLVSTHHDGRLATQIIRFFSIGNIPGSSHRKPYQAFKLMLKAIKKENCDIAITPDGPTGPYHKMKKGPLELAYLAKVPIVPIRVKHRRAWQLKSWDRFFIPKPLSEVSVKFLEPVYVNDKQDIERINSFIGDVL
- a CDS encoding ATP-binding cassette domain-containing protein; its protein translation is MLRLVIKRLFVYVKPYIKYLIISSISMVIVGGLTALIAYLVKPVLDDIFISKNKQMLILLPIAVVIVYLLKGIFTYLQSWYAAYVGENVLFKIRNNLFECISMLSLDFFDRYHTGELISRVMNDTEMLQEVVARTIPDAIRESFTVVFLLVVIYMNNVKLALISTIVFPIAVYPLVNLGNRLRKIGKKRQETVAMVTTILQEAFTGIRVIKAFATEKKESKKFEQKGNDFLKINLKSVRVSELVSPLMEFIGAIGLAFLIWFGGYLVFKGTITVGGFFSFVAALFMLYKPFKSIARAYGKMESVLPAAERIFGMMDRKPTVINKKNAIEFVELKKGIKFENVSFSYEDKEVLKDINLFIPAGEIVAFVGESGGGKSTLMDLIPRFYDINTGCICFDDTNVKDFELSSLRRHIGIVSQHTFLFNDTVKNNISYGMDGKANMEDIIRVSTAAFAHDFIQKLPHGYDTVLGEQGFTLSGGERQRIAIARALLKNPQILILDEATAALDSSSEEIVQKALNTLIKGRTTLIVAHRFSTVLNVPTIVVIKDGKIIDCGNHQELFGRCDYYRKLYKMQFKI
- the lpxA gene encoding acyl-ACP--UDP-N-acetylglucosamine O-acyltransferase translates to MIHPTAIVSKKAEIGKDVEIGPYSYIGKKVQIGDNTKIGNNVIIEDYTTIGENCNIFHHSVLGTVPQDIKFKDKETQLIIGDDNIIREFVMINRGTGYGGGVTRIGNGNFIMAYAHIAHDCMIGNNVIMANVVQLAGHVIVEDFACIGGLAAVHQFVRVGAYSMVGGVSGVSQDVLPYILVVGNRAKPYGINVVGLCRHGFSREDIKTIKQAYKIIFRSHLLLKEIIKELEKEESPYIKKILEFVHSSKRGFCR
- the lpxB gene encoding lipid-A-disaccharide synthase — its product is MKRLLLVCGEPSGEKYASLLIRELKKLDDIDFVGLGSHFVKDEIELLADYRDISVVGVKEAVPKLKRALEIYGKIKDVIDDVDGVVLIDFPEFNFKVGKLAYKRKKKVVYYVAPQVWAWRSYRVKTMAKFCDKIITVFPFERAFYRNFPHHEKVFYFGHPILDVLDGKIGIHKEEDIVLLLPGSRKDEISYNLPIIFDAAKNLKKRLPKFTFVWATGGNVDTDFIKNVKNKYPFIEVAEDTYHMMDISKIAIVASGTATLECAVFGLPMIIVYKISRLSYLLGRILVRRVKDIGLPNIIAGKKIVPELIGGNATPSYIEELIIHILTNRSIYTSLKDRLSGVKSSLGKPGVSYSAASLIYNSFYS
- the lpxK gene encoding tetraacyldisaccharide 4'-kinase, which produces MNIMWISKIQKTLLPLLFPLSIVFGKVLYLRRILYNSLFSKKITDIKIIGIGGITLGGAGKTPVVIRIAKALKDRGKSICVIVSGYGGKIKVPALVSDGHDVFFDTPFVSDEALLIAGKANVPVISAKDRIKGVEYAKDMGFKYVILDDSFQYLKVKKNYEILVLNGENPFADGLLFPAGGLRENKNCVKFADQVISVYKSKVDSTVCIGKKAVFKPVGIFSRKAERIFPRSAFIFCAIGNPLSFKSSVKEMNIRIVGERFFMDHHIYTSADKEKLLNLKYKTNADVLLTTTKDMVKLKDFDCAYLDYTLEIKNIDDLIREIENA